The stretch of DNA ACCGTCCAACTCGAATGCGGCGATCGATTCGGAGCGCATCATGCGAATCGCATTTTTGTAAGCCGTCCGATGTCCGTCGACAGCGTTTCCCGGACGACTGCCGGAAAAATCATCTTCCAAACCTGAGAGAATCGAGAGGCGATCGTCATGTCGCGCCACATCGACGGTGCCCGGCAAACTGAGGTTCTCCACCTTCAAGGAACTGGACGGTTTACCGTTGACGCGGACCGTACCGCCGTTGCCGACAACGAGTGGCGCGTACCGCGGTCCCAAAAAACCTGGGCCATAGGCGGACGCATTAAATCCACGGAAGGGAGAAATGCTGACGTAGCCGGGTAAGTCGGCGTGTTCGTTGGCCAACTCCTTGGAATACAACGCGCCAATCGCGGGATACTGAATGGGCCCCTGCGGACGATAGCCAGTCCGCATCACATACGTGCCCCGCGAGTGGTCCCCCTCTTTGGTACTCATCGAGCGGACAATCGCCATTCTCTTCATCCATTTGGCGACTTGTGGTAGGTTTTCGCTAATCCGGATGCCCGGCACTGAAGTCTCGATCGATAATCGTCCGCCACCGTTTTTATGTTCCGGCTTGGGGTCAAACGTATCAATCTGACTGGGCCCGCCCGACATCCATAGCAGGATGCACGCCCCGGGGCGACGCGGTTTGTCAGCGGTTTCGGCAGCGAATGCTGGGAACCAATTCGATGAGATTGCACTCGCCGCGCAGCCGAGCGTTGCCTGCAACAGCGTTCGACGCGAAACATGCCTGGTAGCGGACTGCGGTGGCTGTGATTTTTGCCGTCTGGTCATCGCGCTTACTCCAGAGAAATGGCTATTGTGAGAAATCGTCATCCACACACGTGGATTAGTGATTGAAGATAAACTCACTGCTATTGAGCAGAGCCCAGAATATATCCGCCAACGCCTTCTCCTCATTGGCGTTATTTTTTTCTGCGACAGGCTGAATGAGAGAACGCGCGGCTTCAAGAAAAGAGAGTCGTGGGGCGGGTTCCTCTGACTTGGTCTCGACATAGGTCCGCAATCGGCTCAGTTCGGCTTCGCGTGGTTGGCGATTCAAGGTCGTCA from Symmachiella dynata encodes:
- a CDS encoding DUF1501 domain-containing protein: MTRRQKSQPPQSATRHVSRRTLLQATLGCAASAISSNWFPAFAAETADKPRRPGACILLWMSGGPSQIDTFDPKPEHKNGGGRLSIETSVPGIRISENLPQVAKWMKRMAIVRSMSTKEGDHSRGTYVMRTGYRPQGPIQYPAIGALYSKELANEHADLPGYVSISPFRGFNASAYGPGFLGPRYAPLVVGNGGTVRVNGKPSSSLKVENLSLPGTVDVARHDDRLSILSGLEDDFSGSRPGNAVDGHRTAYKNAIRMMRSESIAAFELDGEPDALKQKYGLTEFGMGCLLARRLVERGVPFIEVSLNNAAGNGGSFGWDTHQENLDRVASLCQVLDPAWATLMEDLDERGLLDSTTIIWMGEFGRTPRINSNAGRDHFPAAWSSVLAGGGVKGGRIVGQTSPDGMKVVDRPVNAQDFLGTICGCLGIDSQAENISNVGRPISVVDPEAKPIQEVIA